One Scylla paramamosain isolate STU-SP2022 chromosome 6, ASM3559412v1, whole genome shotgun sequence DNA segment encodes these proteins:
- the LOC135101285 gene encoding trypsin-1-like: protein MHISHSHEQIYHIKEELPHRQRHSSPSWTVMKTLVLCLLVAGALAAPSRKPTFRRGLNRIVGGEDTHHGEIQYQLSLQDTSYSEPWHFCGGSLYNEHWGITACHCLQYDVAYPGIVQAVAGEYTLEANDGSEQPLRLDEIILHPQFNSSALTNDVALIHFRQAMLYNDYVYPVGLQREKELVGVDCTVTGWGALSEGGSAATILQKVHVPTVSDEECRLSYYGIEDSMICAGYPEGGKDACQGDSGGPMVCKGYLTGIVSWGYGCARPNYPGVYTEVAYFVDWITANAV, encoded by the exons ATGCACATTTCTCATTCTCATGAACAAATATATCACATAAAAGAAGAATTACCTCACAGACAGCGACACTCATCTCCATCCTGGACAGTCATGAAGACACTCGTGCTATGCCTGCTTGTTGCCGGGGCCTTAG CCGCCCCATCCCGCAAGCCCACCTTCCGTCGGGGATTGAATAGGATTGTTGGTGGTGAGGACACACATCACGGCGAGATCCAGTACCAACTTAGCCTGCAAGACACTTCGTACAGTGAGCCATGGCACTTCTGTGGAGGTAGCCTGTACAATGAGCACTGGGGCATCACTGCTTGTCACTGTCTGCAGTACGATGTGGCCTATCCGGGAATTGTCCAG GCTGTGGCTGGTGAATACACCCTGGAGGCAAATGATGGTTCCGAGCAGCCACTGAGACTGGATGAGATCATCCTTCACCCACAATTTAACAGCTCGGCACTCACGAATGACGTCGCCCTCATTCACTTTAGGCAAGCAATGCTTTATAACGATTATGTTTATCCCGTCGGCCTTCAAAGAGAAAAAGAGCTTGTAGGCGTCGACTGCACCGTCACGGGATGGGGAGCTTTgtcagagggagggagtgcCGCCACAATCCTGCAGAAAGTTCACGTTCCTACTGTGTCCGATGAGGAATGTAGATTATCTTACTACGGTATTGAAGATTCCATGATCTGTGCTGGATATCCCGAAGGTGGAAAGGACGCCTGCCAGGGTGACTCTGGTGGACCTATGGTGTGCAAGGGATACCTTACTGGCATCGTGTCCTGGGGCTACGGCTGTGCTCGCCCCAATTACCCGGGGGTCTACACGGAGGTGGCCTACTTTGTGGATTGGATTACCGCTAATGCTGTATAG